A single window of Gossypium hirsutum isolate 1008001.06 chromosome A10, Gossypium_hirsutum_v2.1, whole genome shotgun sequence DNA harbors:
- the LOC107895848 gene encoding uncharacterized protein: protein MATASTATTVSLKLLIDTKGKRVLYAEAGKDFVDFLFNILLLPLGTVIRLLAKEGMVGCLANLYKSVENLGDTYLLPTTNKDTLLKTKYSSSLAADVPLLVPNTESSTTLGFYRCSYGHNSNCRKYYANDPTSTCPACSHDMNIPVTVVNPPNKVSTSSAVANEGGYVEGFVTYTIMDDLTVTALSTISSIAMLNKFKVQQVDALEEKVVDVGIKEGVEILKASLQSKTVLTSVFLTQKAWKTGSK, encoded by the exons atGGCGACCGCCTCCACTGCCACCACTGTGAGCTTGAAGCTTCTGATAGATACAAAAGGGAAAAGGGTTCTATATGCCGAAGCTGGCAAAGATTTTGTTGATTTTCTCTTCAACATACTGTTATTGCCTCTTGGTACCGTTATAAGGCTGCTTGCAAAAGAAGGCATGGTTGGATGTCTTGCAAACCTTTACAAGAGCGTTGAGAATTTGGGCGACACATACCTTCTGCCGACAACCAACAAGGATACCTTGTTGAAAACTAAATATTCTTCAAGCTTGGCAGCCGATGTTCCTCTCCTGGTGCCAAATACTGAATCATCAACCACGCTAGGGTTTTACCGATGTTCGTATGGTCATAATAGCAATTGTCGTAAGTACTATGCAAACGATCCGACATCTACTTGCCCTGCTTGCTCTCATGACATGAACATCCCCGTAACAGTTGTGAACCCCCCAAATAAGGTTTCAACTTCATCAGCTGTTGCTAATGAGGGTGGCTACGTGGAAGGGTTCGTTACGTATACTATCATGGATGATCTGACAGTAACAGCATTGTCAACTATTTCAAGCATAGCTATGCTCAATAAGTTCAAGGTTCAACAAGTTGATGCTTTGGAAGAGAAAGTGGTTGATGTAGGCATTAAGGAG GGTGTGGAGATACTAAAGGCATCACTACAATCCAAGACCGTGCTTACCAGTGTATTCCTTACCCAAAAGGCTTGGAAGACGGGTTCCAAGTGA
- the LOC107896176 gene encoding UDP-galactose/UDP-glucose transporter 4, with protein MKNGDQTRFLFGISLHRPKWQQFLICSFGFFFGYLVNGVCEEYVYNRLQFSYGWYFTFVQGFVYLILIRLQGFTMKQMVNPWNSYVKLSSVLMGSHGLTKGSLAYLNYPAQIMFKSTKVLPVMIMGAFVPGLRRKYSLHEYISALLLVVGLILFTLADSQTSPNFSIIGVIMISGALIMDAFLGNFQEAIFTLNPETTQMEMLFCSTIVGIPFLLVPMVLTGELFKAWSSCSQHPYVYGVLVFEAMATFIGQVSVLSLIAIFGAATTAMITTARKAVTLLLSYMIFTKPLTERHGLGLLLISMGIILRMLPDTKPSPRVQVSNVNVKKSKAFSKELESVVDEQDEEKKPLI; from the coding sequence ATGAAAAACGGAGATCAGACAAGATTTTTGTTTGGGATTTCCCTTCATAGGCCAAAATGGCAACAATTTCTTATTTGTTCATTTGGGTTCTTCTTTGGCTATCTTGTTAATGGCGTTTGTGAGGAatatgtttataataggcttCAGTTCAGCTATGGATGGTATTTTACTTTTGTACAAGGCTTTGTCTACCTGATACTGATACGACTTCAAGGCTTTACTATGAAGCAAATGGTGAATCCATGGAATTCATATGTCAAACTATCAAGCGTTCTCATGGGTTCTCATGGATTAACCAAAGGTTCATTGGCTTACCTTAACTATCCTGCCCAAATTATGTTTAAATCCACTAAGGTACTGCCAGTTATGATTATGGGTGCCTTTGTTCCTGGCCTGAGAAGGAAATACTCACTTCATGAATACATCTCTGCTTTGCTTCTTGTGGTTGGTCTCATCCTTTTTACCTTAGCAGATTCCCAGACATCTCCAAATTTTAGTATAATTGGTGTGATAATGATTTCCGGTGCTTTAATCATGGATGCGTTTCTGGGTAATTTTCAAGAAGCAATTTTCACCTTGAATCCAGAAACAACACAAATGGAGATGTTGTTTTGCTCAACAATAGTTGGGATTCCTTTCTTACTTGTGCCAATGGTTCTAACAGGAGAGCTCTTTAAGGCATGGAGTTCTTGTTCTCAACATCCCTACGTTTACGGTGTTCTAGTGTTTGAAGCCATGGCTACATTTATCGGTCAAGTGTCTGTTTTATCCTTGATTGCTATTTTCGGTGCAGCTACAACTGCCATGATAACAACGGCTAGAAAAGCTGTAACTTTGTTGCTGTCATACATGATATTTACAAAACCATTAACCGAACGCCACGGGTTAGGATTGTTGTTGATATCCATGGGAATCATTCTGAGGATGTTGCCAGATACTAAACCATCACCTAGGGTTCAAGTATCAAATGTAAATGTTAAGAAGTCAAAAGCCTTTTCTAAAGAACTGGAAAGTGTAGTAGATGAACAAGATGAAGAGAAAAAACCCCTAATCTAA
- the LOC107895845 gene encoding uncharacterized mitochondrial protein AtMg00810-like, with protein sequence MATWLVWGLKGVSVSQLCMLRKKSVETLLIVSLYVDDILVTRIDQAMLADFKAKMQQMFEMFDLGQMSYFLGMKVFQAQHRIFLSQRAFALKILNKFSMQNCKATNTLIAIGEKLSSQGDSEEVSESTYRSLVGCLLYLTATRQDIMFAVSLLSRFMHCCNENHFQAAKRVLRYIKGTLSYGMVYSKAESLKLVGYIDSDWAGSMDDMKNTSGYVFTLGSAIFSWSSKKQNVVAQSTTEVEYVAAIGAVNQAIWLRKILVDLNKHQKRSYRDKM encoded by the coding sequence ATGGCTACTTGGTTAGTTTGGGGTTTGAAAGGAGTATCAGTGAGCCAACTctgtatgttaagaaaaaaaagtgttgaaACACTGCTTATAGTGTCTCTTTATGTGGATGACATTCTGGTGACAAGAATAGACCAAGCTATGTTAGCTGATTTCAAAGCCAAAATGCAACAAATGTTTGAGATGTTTGATTTGGGACAAATGTCCTACTTCCTTGGTATGAAAGTATTTCAAGCTCAGCACAGGATCTTCCTAAGTCAGAGAGCTTTTGCCTTAAAGATCCTGAACAAATTCTCCATGCAGAACTGCAAGGCAACAAACACACTAATTGCCATTGGAGAAAAGCTATCAAGCCAAGGTGATTCTGAAGAAGTCAGTGAATCAACCTATAGAAGCCTAGTTGGATGTTTGCTCTATTTAACTGCCACTAGACAAGATATTATGTTTGCTGTGAGTTTGCTCTCAAGATTTATGCATTGTTGCAATGAGAATCATTTTCAAGCAGCAAAGAGGGTGCTCAGGTACATCAAAGGTACCCTGAGTTATGGGATGGTATATAGCAAAGCTGAAAGCCTGAAATTGGTTGGCTATATTGATAGTGATTGGGCTGGTTCGATGGATGACATGAAGAACACCTCAGGATATGTTTTCACCCTTGGTTCAGCCATCTTCtcttggagttcaaagaagcaaaatGTTGTTGCTCAATCAACTACTGAAGTAGAATATGTAGCAGCTATTGGAGCAGTGAACCAAGCTATCTGGTTAAGAAAAATCTTGGTTGATCTgaataaacaccaaaaaaggAGCTACAGAGATAAAATGTGA